The nucleotide sequence CCCGGTTTGGAGCCGAAAATCCTTGTGGTGGCTCGCCGTTGGTCGCCATGCTGAGCCAGGTCGGCCTGCGCGTGCGCGCGTACGTAATTGTCTTCGGCCGGCTCATCGAGTTCGGCCACCAGCCGCACGGCATCGTCGAGCATCGTCACCACGTGCGGGAATGCGTCGCGGAAGAAGCCGGAGATCCGCACCGTCACGTCGATGCGCGGCCGGCCCAGCTCGGCCAGTGCAATGGGAGTCAGGTCCACCACGCGCCGGGACGCCTCATCCCATACCGGCCGAACGCCCAGCAGCGCGAGCACTTCGGCGATGTCGTCACCGGCGGTGCGCATCGCCGAGGTGCCCCACACCGACAGCCCTACCGACTGCGGCCACCGCCCGTGGTCATTGCGGTATCGAGTCAGCAGTGAATCCGCTAGCGCCGCACCGGCTTCCCAGGCTAGCCGGGAGGGTACGGCCTTGGGGTCCACCGAGTAGAAGTTACGTCCGGTCGGCAAGACGTTGACCAGACCGCGCAACGGCGACCCCGACGGACCCGCGGCAATGAAGTGTCCGTCCAGGGCCCGTAGCACCTGGTCGATCTCGGCTTCCGTCCCGGCCAGCCGCGGCACCACTTCGGTAGCGGCGAACCGCAGCACCGCCGCCACCTCGGGATTGTCGGTGATCTGTTCGACGGCAGCGCAATCCCAGTCCGCGGCCTGCAGCGCGGCCACCAGACCACGGGCGGCCGCCTCGATCCGGTCCACTGCCGCACGCTCGTCGGTGCCGTCCTCGGCCAGGCCGAGTGCCTGGCGCAAACCGGGTAGCGCCTGCGCACCGGCGAACAGCTGGCGGGCCCGCAGAATGGCCAGCACTAGATCGAGTTCGGTCTCCTCCGTTGGCTTTTGCCCGAGGATGTGCAGGCCATCGCGGATCTGGACATCCTTGATCTCGCAGAGCCAACCATCGACATGCAGCAGCATGTCATCGAAGCAGTCCTCTTCCGGGCGCTCGGTCAGCCCTAGGTCGTGGTCCATCTTGGCGGCCCGGATCAGCGTCCAGATCTGCTGACGGATGGCCGGCAGCTTGGCCGGGTCCAGCGCCGCGACGTTGGCGTGCTCATCGAGCAACTGCTCCAGCCGGGCGACGTCACCGTAGGTTTCGGCGCGGGCCATCGGCGGGATGAGGTGATCGACCAGAACCGCGTGTGCCCGCCGTTTTGCCTGGGTCCCCTCACCGGGGTCGTTGACCAGGAACGGATAGATCAACGGCAGATTGCCCAGCGCGGCATCGGATCCACACGCCGCCGACATGCCCAGCGTCTTGCCCGGCAACCATTCCAGATTGCCGTGCTTGCCCAGGTGCACCACCGCATGAGCCCCGAAGCCCGCATCCAGCCAGTGGTAGGCGGCCAGATAGTGATGACTCGGCGGCAGGTCCGGGTCGTGGTAGATCGCCACCGGGTTTTCCCCGAAGCCGCGTGGCGGCTGCACCATCAACACCAGGTTGCCCGACTGCATCGCGGCGATGACGATTTCGCCATCCGGATCATTGCTGCGGTCGACGAACAGCTCCCCCGGCGGCGGACCCCAATGCTGGGTCACCGCATCGGTCAGCTCGGATGGGAGCGTGCCAAACCAGCGCCGATAGTCCTTGGCGGATACCCGGATCGGGTTACCGGAAAGCTGACCTTCGGTGAGCCAGTCCGGATCCTGGCCGCCGCGCTCGATCAGCGCGTGGATCAGCGCGTCGCCATCGGCCGCTTCGACACCGGGTAGCTCGCCCACCTGGTAGCCACGTTCGCCCATGGCTCGCAGCAGCGCCACCGCGCTGGCGGGGGTGTCCAAGCCGACCGCGTTGCCGATGCGCGCATGCTTGGTCGGGTAAGCCGAGAACACCAACGCGACCCGTTTGTCGGCGGGGTCAACGCCGCGCAGTCGCGCGTGCCGCAGCGCCAGGCCCGCGACCCGGTCGCAGCGCTCCGGATCGGCGACATAGGCGATCAGGCCGTCGTCGTCGATCTCCTTGAACGAGAACGGAACTGTGATGATGCGGCCGTCGAACTCCGGTACCGCGACCTGAGTCGCGACGTCGAGCGGGGACAGTCCGTCGTCGTTGGCGCACCATTGCGCCCGCGGGCTGGTCAGGCACAGCCCCTGAAGGATCGGAATATCCAGGGCCGCGAGGTGTTCCACGTTCCAGCTGTCGTCATCGCCGCCGGCGGATGCGGTTGCCGGCTTGACCCCACCGGCGGCCAGCACGGTGACCACCATGGCATCGGCACTACTCAGCGTTGTCAGCAGCTCCGGCTCGGCGGTGCGCAACGAGGCGCAGTACACCGGAAGCGCACGTCCGCCCGCGGCCTCGATCGCCGCGCACAACGCCTCCACATAGGCGGTGTTGCCGGCCAGGTGTTGCGCGCGGTAGTACAGCACGGCAATGGTGGGACCGGTGCTGCCGGCATCCGGTCGCCGCAGCACCCCCCAGGACGGGATGGCAACCGGCGGGCCGAAACCAACGCCCGTCATCAGCACGGTGTCGCAAAGGAACGAGTGCAACTGGCGCAAGTTGTCCACGCCCCCCTGCGCCAGGTAGATGTGCGCCTGCAGCGCGATACCCGCCGGGACCGAGGAGCGGTCCATCAACTCCGCGTCGGCGGCCTGCTCGCCGCTGACCATGACCGCGGGGACGCCGGCGGCCAACACGGCCTCGATGCCGTCTTCCCAGGCCCGGTAGCCGCCGAGAATCCGCACCACCACGATCGCGGCGTCGGTTAGCAGGTCCGCCAGCTCCAGCTCGGACAGCCGTGCCGGGTTGGCCCACCGATAGGCCCTGCCGCTGGATCGGGCACAGATCAGGTCGGTATCCGACGTCGACAACAGCAGGATGGTCGGCTCAGCCACCAGTCATTCGTACCGCAGCGCCCTCATGGCGACGAATCGGCACGTAGGGTTCCCATATGAGCAGGGGTTTCGTCGTTACCTTCGCGGTCGGGCTGATCATCGCGCTATTCGGGTCGATCTGGGCGCTGCAGGGATTCGGAGTGCTCGGCGGCAGCCCGATGAGCAACACCACCACCTGGTCTGTCATCGGGCCGATCACTGCGCTGGTCGGCATAGTGATCGCGGTGATCAGTTGGCGCAGGATGTCGTCTAAATAGACCTCACTTGTCCACCACGGTGAAGGTCACCGTGTGCCAGCCGGTAGCGCCATCGGGAACCGGATCGGCCCGATCTTCGGTTTGCACCGCCCCGGTGTTGTCGATGGCCCGCACAGTAATGGTGTGAGTCCCAGGGCTTTTGGCCTGCCAAGGCAAACTCCACAACCGCCACGTCGCATTGGAATAACTCGCGCCCAGTTCAGCGCGCTGCCACCCGCCGTCCCCGATACGGACCTCCACGGCCCGCACGCCACGATTCTGCGCCCATGCGACACCGCCGAACACCACGGGCCCCACCGGCACCTTCTGACCTCTTTTCGGCACATCGATCCGCGACTCGGTCTTGATCGGCGCCCGCGCCGCCCAGCCCTGCCGCGTCCAGTACGCCTTGGCCCTGTCGAACCGGGTCAGCTCCAGCTCGACCACCCATTTGGTTGCCGACACGTAGCCGTAAAGTCCGGGCACCACCAGGCGGGCGGGGTAGCCATGCTCGACCGGCAGGGGCTGGCCGTTGAGGCCCAGCGCCAGCAGCGCTTCACGGCCGTCGGTGAGGGCCTGCACCGGAGTACCGGCGGTGAACCCGTCGATTGAAGTCGAGAGCACCATATCGGCGTCTTTGTGCACACCGGCGGCCGACAACAGATCCGCGACCCGGTATCCCGTCCAGATGCCCGTTGAAATGAGGTTTCCACCAACGGGATTGGATACGCAGGTCAGTGTGGCCACCGTTTCGACCACGTCGAATTGGGCGAGGTCGTCGAACGTGTAGCTGATTTCGCGGTCCACCATGCCGTGAATGCGCAGCCGCCAGTCACCGCGGCTGAGTTGCGGCACAACAAGTGCGGTGTCGATCCGGTAGAAGTCGGCG is from Mycobacterium marinum and encodes:
- the cobN gene encoding cobaltochelatase subunit CobN, with the protein product MAEPTILLLSTSDTDLICARSSGRAYRWANPARLSELELADLLTDAAIVVVRILGGYRAWEDGIEAVLAAGVPAVMVSGEQAADAELMDRSSVPAGIALQAHIYLAQGGVDNLRQLHSFLCDTVLMTGVGFGPPVAIPSWGVLRRPDAGSTGPTIAVLYYRAQHLAGNTAYVEALCAAIEAAGGRALPVYCASLRTAEPELLTTLSSADAMVVTVLAAGGVKPATASAGGDDDSWNVEHLAALDIPILQGLCLTSPRAQWCANDDGLSPLDVATQVAVPEFDGRIITVPFSFKEIDDDGLIAYVADPERCDRVAGLALRHARLRGVDPADKRVALVFSAYPTKHARIGNAVGLDTPASAVALLRAMGERGYQVGELPGVEAADGDALIHALIERGGQDPDWLTEGQLSGNPIRVSAKDYRRWFGTLPSELTDAVTQHWGPPPGELFVDRSNDPDGEIVIAAMQSGNLVLMVQPPRGFGENPVAIYHDPDLPPSHHYLAAYHWLDAGFGAHAVVHLGKHGNLEWLPGKTLGMSAACGSDAALGNLPLIYPFLVNDPGEGTQAKRRAHAVLVDHLIPPMARAETYGDVARLEQLLDEHANVAALDPAKLPAIRQQIWTLIRAAKMDHDLGLTERPEEDCFDDMLLHVDGWLCEIKDVQIRDGLHILGQKPTEETELDLVLAILRARQLFAGAQALPGLRQALGLAEDGTDERAAVDRIEAAARGLVAALQAADWDCAAVEQITDNPEVAAVLRFAATEVVPRLAGTEAEIDQVLRALDGHFIAAGPSGSPLRGLVNVLPTGRNFYSVDPKAVPSRLAWEAGAALADSLLTRYRNDHGRWPQSVGLSVWGTSAMRTAGDDIAEVLALLGVRPVWDEASRRVVDLTPIALAELGRPRIDVTVRISGFFRDAFPHVVTMLDDAVRLVAELDEPAEDNYVRAHAQADLAQHGDQRRATTRIFGSKPGTYGAGLLQLIDSRNWRDDADLAQVYTAWGGFAYGRDLEGREAVDDMNRQYRRIAVAAKNTDTREHDIADSDDYFQYHGGMVATVRALTGQAPAAYIGDNTRPDAIRTRTLSEETTRVFRARVVNPRWMAAMRRHGYKGAFEMAATVDYLFGYDATAGVMADWMYEQLTERYVLDPENRKFMTESNPWALHGMAERLLEAAGRGMWAQPQPETLDGLRQALLETEGDLEG
- a CDS encoding molybdopterin-dependent oxidoreductase, translated to MVGPSANERMLAGVAAASVALGVAQVVSIPFGTRADARTAVGSAVIDITPGPIKEWAIQALGPLDKPFLAIVVLVVIATLAALAGTLETQRRPLGSAVIAAAGVLGCAAVLSRQGGTLLDTIPTIAGAACGVLLLRVLMRRFWPDAEDPNGSGDQSDAGRRRLIMLGLLGFGVVTGVTGAVLARLAHSVAADRKAFTLPQPGTTAPPIPADVQPKGVALPDFITPSADFYRIDTALVVPQLSRGDWRLRIHGMVDREISYTFDDLAQFDVVETVATLTCVSNPVGGNLISTGIWTGYRVADLLSAAGVHKDADMVLSTSIDGFTAGTPVQALTDGREALLALGLNGQPLPVEHGYPARLVVPGLYGYVSATKWVVELELTRFDRAKAYWTRQGWAARAPIKTESRIDVPKRGQKVPVGPVVFGGVAWAQNRGVRAVEVRIGDGGWQRAELGASYSNATWRLWSLPWQAKSPGTHTITVRAIDNTGAVQTEDRADPVPDGATGWHTVTFTVVDK